In the genome of Oncorhynchus clarkii lewisi isolate Uvic-CL-2024 unplaced genomic scaffold, UVic_Ocla_1.0 unplaced_contig_417_pilon_pilon, whole genome shotgun sequence, one region contains:
- the LOC139396403 gene encoding zinc finger protein 135-like encodes MVQFEAMWRRVMQELEMGVCQTHTGEKSHSCDQCGKSFSRSGDLTVHKRIHTGEKPYSCGQCGRSFSRSGDLTVHKRIHTGEKPYSCDQCGKRLATSGHLTLHQRTHTGENPYSCDQCGKRFATSGHLTLHQRTHTGEKPYSCGQCGRSFSRSGDLTVHKRIHTGEKPYSCDQCGKRFTQFATSGHLTLHQRTHTGEKPYSCGQCGRSFSRSGDLTVHKRIHTGEKPYSCDQCGKGFATSGNLTLHQRTHTGEKPYSCGQCGRSFSRSGDLTVHKRIHTGEKPCSCDQCGKRFATPGHLTLHQRTHTGEKPYCCDQCGKSFSRSGDLTVHKRIHTGEKPYSCDQCGKRFTQSHSLIHHQRIHTGEKPYSCDQCGKSFSRYGDLTVHKRIHTGEKPYSCGQCGKSFVQACHLTEHQRTHRVEIS; translated from the exons aacacacacaggagagaaatctcatagctgtgatcaatgtgggaagagttttagtcgatctggagatctgacagtgcacaagagaatacacacaggagagaaaccttatagctgtggtcaatgtgggaggagttttagtcgatctggagatctgacagtgcacaagagaatacacacaggagagaaaccttatagctgtgaccaatgtgggaagagattagctacatctggccacctgactctacaccagagaacacacacaggagagaatccgtatagctgtgatcaatgtgggaagagatttgctacatctggccacctgactctacaccagagaacacacacaggagagaaaccttatagctgtggtcaatgtgggaggagttttagtcgatctggagatctgacagtgcacaagagaatacacacaggagagaaaccttatagctgtgatcaatgtgggaagagatttactca atttgctacatctggccacctgactctacaccagagaacacacacaggagagaaaccttatagctgtggtcaatgtgggaggagtttcaGTCGATCTGGCGATCTTacagtgcacaagagaatacacacaggagagaaaccttatagctgtgatcaatgtgggaagggatttgctacatctggcaacctgactctacaccagaggacacacacaggagagaaaccttatagctgtggtcaatgtgggaggagttttagtcgatctggcgatctgacagtgcacaagagaatacacacaggagagaaaccttgtagctgtgatcaatgtgggaagagatttgctacacctggccacctgactctacaccagagaacacacacaggagagaaaccttattgctgtgatcaatgtgggaagagttttagtcgatctggagatctgacagtgcacaagagaatacacacaggagaaaaaccttatagctgtgatcagtgtgggaagagatttactcagtcacacagcctgatacaccaccagagaatacacacaggagagaaaccttatagctgtgatcaatgtgggaagagttttagtcGATatggagatctgacagtgcacaagagaatacacacaggagagaaaccttatagctgtggtcaatgtgggaagagttttgttcaagCTTGCCATCTGActgaacaccagagaacacacagggtTGAAATCTCATAG